The genomic DNA GAAGCTGAAGATCGGCGTGGTCAGCTTGTTGCGCCCGAGCAGGGCGCGCAACGCGATCGCGCTCGACATCGCGTCGGGGTCGGGATCGTCCTGCAACAGGATTGCGACGCGGTCGCCTTCGGAGACCAGCGCGCGCAGCTCCTTGATCTTCTGTTTGGTGTAGGATTCGTCCATGCAAGGGGAAACGCCCGGGCCCGCGCGCAGCATAGGGCTACGGGCGCCGACAGCTCAGAGCTTTATGCCAGGTTAAACGCTTGCAGTTGCGTGGGGATGGTCACTGCTATGGACCACACCCTTAACACGCCCGTCCCCGTCCATCAATGATATAACAGTAACCATCGGCGGAGGCGGATGTCAGATGGCGACCGACGAACAAAGTTGCGAACTCTGCCGGCGTCCGATAAAGGATTGGTTCCTGCGGCTGAGCGTGGAAGATCGGGGCGGCTTTCGTCAAGAAGCGTTAATCTGCGCTAATTGCGGCGTGAAGCTGCGTCTGGCCTCGGAAAAATCCCGCGACCTCCAGATCGACCCGTGGCTGCACGAGGCGGTCGCGCGTGTGCTCAAGGGCAGGGAATGAATGAAGTGGCGATGGCGGCGGAGCGCAAGCTACTTGACCTGTGGCCCTACGAGGAGGCGCGCCGGCTCGCCCTGCGTGTCGCCGACTATCCGCCGACGCGCGCGGTAATCTTCGAAAGCGGCTTCGGGCCCTCCGGCCTGCCCCATCTGGGCACGATGGGTGAGGTGCTGCGCCCGGCCTACGTCCAGCACGCCTTCAAGGTGCTGGCCGCCGTCGAGCCCGACAACCCCGCCTACCGCCATCCCAGTCGCCTCATCGTCTTCATCGACGACATGGACGGCCTGCGCAAGGTGCCCGAGAGCATCCCCAACCGCGAGCCGACCGCCCGCTACCTCGGCCAGCCCGTCTCGCGCATCCCCGACCCGTTCGGCGACTGCCATCCGAGCTTCGCCGGCCACATGATCGGGCTGCTGGCGGAGTTCCTGGCGCCGGTCGAGGTCGAATACGAGCTGATGCGCTCGAGCGAGGTGTACGCGGGCGGACGCTTCGACGACGCCTTGCGCCTCATCCTCGCTAGGCACGACGAGATTATCCGGATCGTCACGCCGACGTTGCGCGAGGAGAACCGGCGCGGATGGTCACCGTTCATGCCGCTTTGCCCGGCGTGCGGTCAGATAAACTCGACCCTCGTGACCGCGTACCATCCCGAGCGCGCCACGGTCGAATTCTCCTGCGAGCGCAGCTTCGGCGGCTCCCACGGATGCGGCTTTGGCGGCGAACAGAGCGTGCTCGGCGGCAGGGCCAAGGTGCAATGGAAGGTAGATTGGGCGCTGCGATGGTACGTGCTGGGGGTCGATTACGAGCTGTACGGCAAGGACTTGATCGATTCGGCGCGGCTGTCGGGACAGATCCTGCGGCTGCTCGGCGGGCGGCCGCCGCTCGGCTTCCCGTTCGAGATGTATCTCGACGAGGAGGGGCACAAGGTTTCCAAGTCGATCGGGCGCGGGGTCGGGGTCGAGCAATGGCGGCGCTATGCGCCGATCGAGGTGCTCAAATATTTCCTCATCCTCAACCCGCGGCGCGCGCGCAAGCTCTTCCTCGAAGCGATTCCGCAGTATGTGGACGAGTATCTCGACGCGCTCCAGCGATGGGCTGCGGCGGAGCCGGAGACGGCGCGGCGCAACTCGGAACTGGAGTTCGTGCTCCAGAGCCAAAGCGTGCGCCGCTTCAACTCGACCCTCCGTTTCGGGCTAATCATGAACTTGGTCGCCGCGCTCGGCACCGCCGACCGCGAGCTCATCTGGCGCTACCTTGCGCACTACGACCCCGGAATCGAGGGCGACCCGGAAACCGCAAAGATGGCGCGGACGCTGATGGAATGCGCGCTGAACTTCTACCGCGACTTCGTCGAGCCGACCAAGCGCCCCTACACGCCGAGCGACGGCGAGCGCGAGCAGCTCGCGGCGCTGCGTGACTGGCTCGTGCGCCACGCCGGCGCCGGTGCCGACGAGATCGAAAAGGCGATTTACGAGCTCGGCCGCGCGCACTACGACAAGCCGGGCCAGATTTTTCCGCTGCTCTACCGCGTGCTGCTTGGCCAGGAGCGCGGCCCCCGCCTCGGCCCCTTCATCCGCCTGACCACCCCCGCCCGCGTCGCCGAGATCGTCTCGGCCGCGCTCAACTGATCGCGCCAGCCTCAGGGCGGGCGTCCCAGCCTGCCGGTGTATTGATTTGAGCAGTCGCGAGCCCGAGCCAGCGTTTAGACGAACTCGGCGAAGATGGAGTCGGCGAGCTCTAGCCCGCGCTCGCTCAGCAAGACGCGTCCCGCCTCGCGGCGAATCAGGCCGCCCTCGACCAAAGGCGCGGCCCGCGCGCCGAAGACCTCATCGAAGGTGCAGTTGAAGCGCGATTGGAAATCGCCGAGCGCGAAGCCCGCGCGCAGGCGCAGGTTGAGGAAAACGAATTCGCCCATCGCGCTCCGCGCGTCAACCTCCTCGGCACCCGCCTCCGCGATACCCTCCCCAAGCGCGCGCTCGATATAGCGGGCGGGCATCCGCTCGTTCCACCATCGCCGGCTGCCGCCTGAAGCGTGTGTGAAGCTGTGCGCGCCCGCGCCCAAGCCGAGGTAGCTCTCCGCGCGCCAGTAGCTGAGGTTGTGGCGCGCTTCATGGCCGAGCGGCGCGTAATTGGAGATCTCGTACATCATGTAGCCGCGGCGCGGCAGCTCACGGCGTACGGCGGCGTACATCTCGGCCTGGCGGTCCGAGTCGAGCGGGCGGATGCGTCCGCGCTTCATATCGGCGAAAAACGCGGTGCCCTCCTCGAAGGTCAGGTTGTAGGCCGAAATATGGTCCGGCCCAAGCGCGACGGCCGCCTCGATATCCGCCAGCACGTCATCCACGCTCTGCCCGGGGACGGCGAAGATGAGGTCAAGGTTGAGCCGCGCGAAGCCCGCGCCATGGGCAAGGCGCACCGCCGTGCGGGTGTCGTCGGCGCTGTGGATGCGGCCGAGCAAGTTGAGCGTCGCCGGATTGAACGACTGCGCGCCGAAACTTATCCGGTTGACCCCAGCGGCGCGCATACCGCGCAGCTTCGCGCCGTCCACCGTGCCCGGATTCGCCTCCAGCGTTATTTCCGCGCCGTCTTCGATTCCGAAGCTGCGCTCGGCCGCCGCGATAACCGTGGCGATCGACTCCGGGCGGAAGAGCGACGGCGTGCCGCCGCCGAAGAAAATCGTCTTGACGCGGCGCCCGGTCCACGCCGGCTCGGCCGCCCGCCCGCGCATCTCGCTGGCGAGCGCGCGCACATAGGCATCCTCGGGCCAGCTCGCAGCGGCGTACGAATTGAAGTCGCAGTAGGGACACTTCGAGTGGCAGTAGGGGATGTGGACGTAGAGCGAGAACGCCGCGCCGCCGATACAACTGTCGGTAGGGGTCATGCCACTTGAGCCAAATTGTACGCTGGCCGGGAGCCACGGCGGTAGGGGCCTCGGTGAACGGCCGCTATCCAAGGCCCGGGCTGCAATGCGCGCTTTGCAGGCGGTTCGGGAGCACTTGCGTTGCGTGCTAGATCTCAACGAGGATTCGATGGTCGAGCGCAGGCGACATCGAAAAATGGAAAGGTCACGGCACGGTTCATGAACAGTCTCCTGGTCGCCAACCGCGGCGAGATCGCGATCCGCGTCATGCGCGCCGCCGCCGAGATGGGCATCCGCACGGTCGCGGTGTTCTCCGAGGACGACGCCCGCTCGCTGCATACGCGCAAGGCCGACGACGCGCGCGCGCTTCGCGGGATCGGCGCGGCCGCCTACCTCGACATTGAGCAGATCGTCGCCGTCGCGCGCGCTGCCGGATGCGACGCGATCCATCCGGGCTACGGCTTCCTCAGCGAGAATCCCACTTTCGCGCGCCGCTGCGCCGAGGAGGGGATGATGTTCGTTGGGCCGCGGCCCGAGATGCTCGAACTGTTCGGCGACAAGGTCAAGGCGCGCGCGCTGGCCGAGCGATGCGGCATACCGGTGTTGCCGGCCAGCGCCGGCGCGACCACCTTGGCGGAGGCGCGCGAGTTCCTGGCCGCGATGGGCGGCGGCGGCTCGATGGTGATCAAGGCAGTCAGCGGCGGCGGCGGGCGCGGAATGCGCGTGGTGCATCGGCTCGACGACGTCGAGGAGGCTTACAAACGATGCCAGTCGGAGGCGCGCGCCGCCTTCGGCAATCCCGACGTGTACGTCGAGCGCCTGATGCCGCGCGCGCGGCACGTCGAGGTCCAGATCGTCGGCGACGGGACCGGCGCGGCCATCCATCTATGGGAGCGCGAATGTACGATCCAGCGGCGCCATCAGAAGCTCGTCGAGATCGCGCCCAGCGCCGGCCTGCCCGAGCGGCTGCGCGTACGCCTGCTCAACGCCGCGGTCCAGCTCGCCGAATCCACACGCTACAACAACCTCGGCACCTTCGAGTTCCTGGTTGACGCTTCGGCGCCCGACGCCGAGCCGGCCTTCGCCTTCATCGAGGCCAACCCGCGCCTCCAGGTCGAGCACACCGTGACTGAGGAAGTCACTGGCATCGACCTTGTCCGGCTCCAGTTGGAGCTTGCCGCGGGCGCGACGCTCAAGGAACTGCGGATGTGCCAGGCGGAGGTTCCGGCTCCGCGCGGCTATGCGATCCAGCTCCGCATCAACATGGAGTCGATGGGCGCGGACGGCAGCACGCGCCCGGCGGGCGGCACCCTGAGCGCTTTCGAGCCGCCCTCGGGGCCGGGCGTGCGCGTCGACACCTTCGCCTACGCCGGCTACACGACGAGTCCGAACTTCGACTCGCTGCTCGCCAAGCTGATCGCGCATTCACCGTCGTCGGAGTTCTCGGCCGCTATCGCGAGGGCCTACCGGGCGCTGTGCGAGCTCAGGATCGAAGGCGTGGCGACGAATATCGGCTTCCTCCTCAACCTGCTGCGCCATCCCGATTTCGCCGCCAACCGCCTGTACACCAACTTCATCGAGGACCACATCGCGGAGCTGGTCGCGCCCGCCGACGCGCACCATCGGCGGCTCTTCTTCGACGGCGGCGCGGGCGCGCGGGCCTCGGCCGCGGGAGCGCCGCGGCTTGCCGGCGCGCGGATCGATTCGGTCGATCCGCTCGCCGTGCTCCATCACGGCAAAAGCGGCGCCGCAGCGGCGCCGACCGCGTCGTTCGCCTTGTCCGCGGGCGGCGCGCCCGCGCCCATCCCCGCGATCGCCGGGCCGCCGGGGACGGTTGCGGTTGCGGCACCGATGCAAGGCACGATCGTCTCGATCGACGTGCGCGAGGGCGACCAGGTCCATCGCGGGCGCCAGCTCTTCGTGATGGAAGCGATGAAGATGGAGCACGTCATCCGCGCCCACGTGAGCGGAATCGTCCGCCGCATCGCGGTCGCCGAGCGCGACGCCGTCTTCGAGGGCCATCCGCTCGCCTTCATCGAGGAGGCCGAAGTCTCCGTCGCCGAAAGCGAGGCGGCGGAGGCCGTCGATCCCGACTACATCCGGCCCGACCTTGCCGCCGTGCACGAGCGCCACCACATCGGACTCGACGCCGCGCGCCCCGACGCCGTCGAGCGCCGGCGCAGGACCGGCCAACGCACCGCGCGCGAGAATATCGAGGATCTCTGCGACCCGGGCAGCCTCGTCGAGTATGGGCCGCTGGTGATCGCGGCGCAGCGCCGGCGCCGCTCGATCGAGGACCTGATAAAGCGTACCCCGGCCGACGGGATGATCGCGGGCATCGGCCGCGTCAACGGCGAGCTGTTCGACGAGTCGCGTTCGCGCTGCGCGGTGATGTCGTACGACTACACCGTGCTCGCCGGCACCCAGGGCTCGCAGAACCATCGCAAGAAGGACCGCCTCTTCGAGCTCGCCGAGAAATGGCGGCTGCCGGTGGTGGTCTTCGCCGAGGGCGGGGGCGGACGTCCCGGCGACACCGACGGCCTCGCCTTCGCCGGTCTCGATTGCATGGCGTTCCATTATTTCGGGCGGCTAAGCGGGCTGGTGCCGTTGGTCGGGATAACCTCGGGGCGATGCTTCGCCGGCAACGCGGCGCTGCTCGGATGTTGCGACGTGATCATCGCGACCGCCGGGTCGAATATCGGGATGGGCGGGCCGGCGATGATCGAGGGGGGCGGGCTGGGCATCTTCCGGCCCGAGGAGGTCGGTCCGATGGAGGTGCAGGTGCCAAACGGCGTGGTCGACGTGCCGGTCGCCGACGAGGCCGAAGCAGTGCGCGTCGCCAAGAAGTACCTCAGCTATTTCCAAGGGCCGCTTCCGCGATGGGAGTGCGCCGACCAGCGCCTGCTGCGCGGACTGATTCCGGAAAACCGCCTGCGCGTCTATGACGTCCGCGCCGTGATTGAGACGCTCGCCGATCGCGGCTCGGTGCTCGAGTTGCGCCGGCAATTCGGGCTGGGGATGGTCACCGCGCTCATCCGGGTCGAAGGGCGTCCGCTGGGATTGGTCGCCAACAACCCGGTCCATCTGGCCGGCGCGATCGACAGCGCGGCGGCGGACAAGGCCGCCCGCTTTATGCAGCTGTGCGACGCCTTCGACCTTCCGATCCTGTTTTTGTGCGACACGCCCGGCATCATGGTGGGCCCGGAGGTGGAGAAGACCGCGCTGGTGCGGCACGCGGCGCGGATGTTCGTCATCGGCGCGAGCCTGAGCGTGCCGTGTTTCACGATCATCCTGCGCAAAGGCTACGGGCTGGGGGCGCAGGCGATGGCGGCGGGGAGCTTCAAGGCCCCGTTCTTCACCGTGGCATGGCCGACCGGCGAGTTCGGCGGGATGGGGCTCGAGGGGGCCGTGAAACTCGGCTACCGCAACGAGCTGGCGGCGGTCGACGATGCGGCCGAGCGCAAGGCGCTGTTCGACAAGATGGTGGCCAAGATGTATGAGTCGGGCAAGGCGCTCAACGTCGCCTCGCACTTCGAGTTCGACGACGTCATCGACCCGCTCGACTCGCGCAAATGGATAATGACGGCGCTGCGCAGCGCGCCGCCGCCTGCCCCGCGCACGGGCAAGAAGCGCACCTGCATCGACACATGGTAAGCTGACCGCGCCCTGCACAATGGGGGCCTGGTTCGCTCCTCTACTCCGAGGGAAGGGCCAGGGAGAGGTGAGGCACCGCGTTTGCCGTGTGCGCGCGGGCGGGCTAAGTTAGGCGCGCTCAACAAACCCGTGGAGGTAGCCCAATGCAAAGCTGGAAAATCGGCGACGTTCGGATCACCAGGCTCCAGGAACAGCAGCCGGTATGGCCGGGCACCATGATCACCGCCAACGCGACCGTCGACGCGATCAAGGGCGAACGCGAATGGCTCGCCCCCTTCATCGACGACAGCGGCAAGATCCTGCTCAGCATTCACGCCCTGCTGGTCGAATCCGAGGGCCGGCGCATCATCGTCGATACTTGCGTCGGCAACGACAAGCCGCGCCCCAATTTCAAGGACTTCAACATGCTGCACACGCCGTTTCTGGCCGATCTTGAAAAGGCCGGCGTGTCGCGCGATTCGGTGGACACCGTCGTCTGCACCCATCTCCATCTCGACCACGTCGGATGGAACACGATGCTGGTCAACGGGCGCTGGCAGCCGACCTTCCCCAAGGCGCGCTACATGATGTGCGAGCGCGAGTGGGAGCACTGGTCGAAGTTCGATGGTCTGGCCGACTTCAAGCTGCCCATCGACGACTCGGTGCGCCCGGTGATCGAGGCCGGGCAGGCCGAGCTGGTCGAGCCGGGGCGCAGGTTGACCGGCGAGGTCTGGCTGGAGCCGACCCCCGGCCATACGCCGGGCCATACCAGTGTGCGGATCTCCTCGCGCGGCGAGAACGCGGTCATCACCGGCGATATGATCCACCATCCGATCCAGGTCGCTCATCCCGAGTGGGTCTGCGAGTTCGACACCGACCCGGCGATGGCCTCCGATACGCGCAGAAAGTTCGTCGAGCGCTACTGCGACCAGCCGGTGCACGTCATCGGCACCCATTTCGCCGGACCGACCTCCGGGCACATCGTGCGCCGCGGCGGCAAGTTCGTCTTCGAAAAGTAGCTGGCCTGTCGCACGGCGGTAGGGCAATCGGCGGGGCGGTGCTCTGGTTCCGCCCCGCGCTTTTTCGATAACGGGGGAACCCTTTTAATCGCGCCGGCCCCTGCGGTGGCGCGGGCCTGCGCAGGGCGCGCGGGATGGCCGGGGACGCTAAGGATTGAATTCCGAGTAGTCGCGCAGAGTATAGCGCAGGGCAAAGCCGTGCGGATTGTCGATCGCCTCGTCGAGCGTGAAGTCGACCACGCGCTCGGCGCCTGCAATCGCCGCCGCCCGCGCCGGATGCCAGTCGATCGCGGCCAGACCGGTCAGTTGGAGCGTGCGTCCGCTTTCGAAATCGACGAACAACAACCCCGCGCGCGGGTTGGCCGCGATATTGCCCAGCGTGTTGAACATCCGGTTGCCCGCGTAGTCGGGGATCGCGAGGCGGCCGGCGTCGATTACGCGCACAAAGCCGGGATTGCCGCCGCGATGGGAGACGTCGGCGCCGGCCCTGGGATGGTCGGTCGCGATGAACATCGTGTCGGCGCGTGCGATGAGCCGTTGATGCTCGGGCGAGAGCTGCTTGCACTTGACCGCGGCTGATGATCCCCCGGTGGCGGACCAAGCCTGCCTGCCGACTAACACGCGCGCCTGTATGTAGCGCGGGCAGTTGCCGTACACCTGCTCGGGACGCACGATGATGGCGGCGCCGTCGGCGATCTGGCCCCAGCCATTGAGCCGCAGTCGTCGGCGCGCTGCAAACTCCGGGATTAGCATCGCGACGTGGGACCGTCCGTTGAGATTGCCGAGCAGCGGATCGCCGACGGGCGGCAGCGCGGCGATTCGCATGGTGTCGCCTTCGAGCACGCGCATGAAGCCGGGTTCGCCAGTGATGACCGATACCCATGGGCGGCCGGCCTGGTCAATCGTTCCCAGGACCGCCAGTGGCTGGCGCGCGACAAACTCGCACCGCTCGGGCGCGATGGTGGCGCGGATGCCGCCGCCGATCTTGGCCGCCATCTCGCGTCCGCCGGCGCGCGTCTGTACCGCGATTTCGCCCTCGTGGAATTTCATCGCGCGATGCGGGCCCCTCAGCCATCGGATAGGGCCATGCAGCCTGATAGCGTAAAATCCGTACGACGGGAACCGCGCCAAATATCGCCGGCGTGGCCGCCCGCGCGCGCATCCCGAAAACACCGAGGCTCGCGATGACACCGCCGATCGATTCGCCCAGTCCGGTCGTCTTCCTGCTCGACGTGGACAACACGCTGCTCGACAACGACCGGGTGACCGAAGACCTCAAGCGCTTTCTCGTCCGCGAAGTCGGCGCCGGGCCGCAGGAGCGCTACTGGACGATCTTCGAGGCGCTGCGCCAGGAGCTGGGCTACGCGGACTACCTCGGTGCGCTCCAGCGCTATCGCGTCGAGCATCCACACGACACCCATCTGCTGGCCGTTTCCGCCTACCTGGTGGACTACCCGTTCGCCAACCGGCTCTATCCCGGCTCGCTCGACGTGATCGATCATCTGGGAGCCTTCGGGCCGACAGTCATCCTCTCAGACGGCGACGTGGTCTTCCAGCCGCGCAAGGTCGCGCGCTCGGGGCTGTTCGAGGCGGTCGAGGGCCGGGTGCTCATTTACATCCACAAGGAGCAGGAACTGGGCGAGGTCGAGCGGCGCTATCCGGCCGCGCACTATGTGCTGGTTGACGACAAGATTCGGATCCTGACGGCGGTGAAGAAGGTATGGGGCGTGCGGGTGACCACGGTCTTTCCGCGCCAGGGCCATTACGCGCACGGGGCCGACGTCGCCGGCTATCCGCCAGCGGACCTCACGATCGCGCGCATCGGCGAGCTGGTCAATTACGAGCTGCCCGCGCTGCTCAACGCGGCGCGCGTGGGCGAGCGCACATGAGGGCTCACCCGGACGCTGCGAGCTCGCGGCCGCATAGCTCCTCGAGCGAGGCGAACGCCGAGCCCATCGCGGCCGCGCTTGCCGCCAGTTCATCCGGCGCGCCACCGAGGCGGGCGAGCACGGCCTCGACCGCGTCGTGAAAGCCGGTCGGCTTGATCGCAAATCCACGGCTTTCGGCGAACGCGCCCTTCTCGTTGACGTAGTAGCGGCGGTTGAGCGCGTAGAGCACCAGCGTCATCAGGCCGGCCGCGCAGAACAGGCATCCCGCGGCGTACATCGTGTCGCCGCGGCCCGCCGGCCCGGCCGCGATCGAGATTTCGAAGCGGGCGTCGAACAGATGCTTTTCGATAAGCGCGCGGCGCATCGCCGCCGGATACTGCGCGCACAGCCGCTTGAGCCGCGCAAGCTCGTCGCCGGGGTCGTGGAGCGGCCGGCAAAAGAAAATCTCGCCCACGTAGATCTGGGTCTGGAAGCCCAGCGGATGGCCGAGCTGATAAACCGCTCCGGGCTTGCCGTCGCCACAGAGCCCGATTACCTCGCGCACGCGGGCAAGGTTGCGATAGAGGAAATCCACCTGGCGGCCGTCGATCACGAGCCAGCCGCCGCCGTTCACCCCCTCGCCCCAGTCGCCGAAGCTGGTGACGAGCCGCTGGGCGTGGCGATCGTCAAGCTCTGATGCCGCCGTGTCGAGCTCCTCGGGCGAGAAGGCGGCGTCGGGCTCGTAGTAGAGCGCGATATCGACGTCCGAATCGGGCCGCGCAATCCCGCGCACCCACGAGCCGCCAAGTGCGATCGCTTCGATGCCCTGGACCCGGATGAGCCGCGCGGCAACGCGCTCGCACAGCGCGCGCAGCCACTGCGGCAGGTCCGGTCTAGGCGCCCATCGCTTTTCGGGGTTCTGCTCCACGCACGCCGATCGCGCCGGCAGCGCGCATCCGCTCGACCTCCACGGTGCTGAAGCCCCAATCCCGCAGTGCCTCCTCCGTATGCTCGCCGGGGCGCGCGGGCGGGCGCTGAATCGCGCTCGGCGTGCGCAGGAAACGCGGCGCCGGCGCCGGCTGCACCACGCCCTCGTACTCGACAAAGGTCGAGCGATGGCGGTTGTGCGGATGCTTGGGCGCCTCTTCGAGGCTCAGCACGGGGGCGAAGCAAACCTCGCTGCCCTCCATGATGCGGCACCACTCGTCACGCGTCTTGGTCTTGAAGATCGCGCGCAGGCGCTGCTGCATCGCCTCCCATGCGGCACGGTCATTCTGGCGCGGGAGCTTCTCGCCCTCCAGCCCGGTCAGGCGCAGCAGCTCGGCGTAGAACTTGCTCTCGATCGAGCCGATCCCGACGTACTTGCCGTCGCTGGTCTCGTACACGTTGTAGTAGTGAGAGCCGGTATCAAGGATGTTCTCGCCGCGCTTGTCGCTCCAGATCCCCGCGCCGAACAGGCCGTAGATCGCCGTCATCAGCGAGGCCGCGCCGTCGATCATTGCGACGTCGACCACCTGGCCCTTGCCCGACTTGCTCGCCTCGAACATCGCGGCGACTACTCCCAGCGCGAGGTAAACCCCGCCGCCGCCAAAGTCGCCGACCAGGTTGAGCGGCGGAACCGGCGCTTCGCCCTTGCGCCCAATCGCATGAAGCGCGCCGGTGAGCGCGATGTAGTTGATGTCGTGGCCGGCGGCGAGGGCGAGCGGCCCCTCTTGGCCCCATCCGGTCATCCGCCCGTACACCAGGCGCGGATTGCGCGCCAGGCACACGTCGGGCCCGAGTCCCAGGCGTTCCATTACCTTCGGGCGGAAGCCCTCGATCAGCGCGTCGGCCTTCTCGATCAGCTTGAGGGCAAGCTCGGTGCCCTCACGCCGCTTGAGATCGACCGCGACCGAGCGGCGGCTGCGGCCAAGCAGGTTGTACTTGGATTCGGTCTGGATGCCGAGGCTGGCGTCCTCGGCACGGTCGATGCGCAGGACCTCGGCGCCCATGTCCGCGAGCAGCATCGCGCACATCGGTGCCGGTCCGATGCCGGCGAACTCGACGATTCTACAGCCTGACAGCACTCCCATCGTGGTGGCCTCCTGCCTAGTCATTAGCACCAAGATGGAGCAATGAAAAAGCGGCGCGGCAGCCCCTCTGGCCGCCGCGCCGCCGTCTTCATCCCGAAAATCCGGTTTGCTCAGTCCTGCGGCTTAACCAGCAATCCGAGCGCGCGCACGACAATTTTGTCGGCGGTGTTCCCGGTCTGGATGCGCAGGCTCAGCAGCACCGAGCCGTTTTTCGACTGGATCGGGGGTGAAGCGAGGGCGCTATCGACGCAGGTCGGCCCGCTGGCATCCTGCTGCGTCGGGTCGTCGAGCAGCACCAGCGCAGTGCTCGGCGGATCCTGGACCTGGGCAAGCCGGATCTGATCGATGAAGCTGCCGTTCGGACCCGGATCCGACAGCTCGTAGCACAGATGGACGCCGAAGATGGTGGTCTTCTGCTGCAGCTCAAGCGCCATCTGGACCACTTTGTTGCCGTTGAACGAATCGGTGTCGCCAAGCGTGCTCGAAGTGATGACGAGCCCCGTAAGTCCGCTGCCTACGCCCGAGCTGGTCGAGAGCGCGGAGGTGGAAGTCACCGACGGATCTCCCGGCAACAGGTCGAAATGGTTGACCCACTGTACGTTCAGTCGCCGGTGATGCTCGCCGTCGGCGCGAGCGGCGCGCGGTGCGGCCAGCGCAAGCAGCGCGTAAGCTACCAGGGAACCGGCAAACAGACGTACCCCCGCATGGCGCGACCATGCTCCGTTCATTCTCTGTCCTCCCAAGTTAGGCACCTGCGGTGCGTGATTGCGCCGGCTCGAGCGAGCGACGCCGGCGTGGAAAGCGCAGCGAGCATGCGCTATGCCATGCCGCGCGCGTGGCAGGGATTAGATTGGGTCAGAAAAGGACGGCGCGGATGAGACGCGCGGGGGCATGCGTTGCAAGAGCGCAGCAAGCGCGGCGGATCCGCCTCGCCACCGTGGGCCTCGACACGCTTCGCACCGCACGCTAACCGAACCGAGCCCGCGGCGCGCGGGAATCGATGTGCGTTACTCGCCAAACAGCGGCGATTTGGCCTTGGCGTAGGTCAGTTTCTGCACCAGCTTGTCGCCGCGGAAGTGCAGCAGGTCGAGTCCGCGCCAAAAGGTTGGCTCGCCCTTCATCAGCAGCGTGCAGCGCCAGCTCGCCATCACCTTGCCCGTCTCGGCATCGGCGAACAGGTCCTCGTCGAGGAACTTCATCGCGCCCCAGCGCCCGGCGAACTGTGGCTCGAAGGCGGCGCGGATCGCGGCCCTGCCGACGTTGCGCTTGCCGTTGAACTCGTCATAGACGGCGTCGTCGGCGAAGAACGCCATCACGGCGTCGAGGTCGTTGCGGTTGAAGGCATCGAGGAAGCGGCGGCTGAGCGTGACAAGCTGGTTGCGATCCATAGGCCTCCTCCGAATCGTGAGCTGTGCACTGACGGACGGCGGGACGTCGGGCGCCCCGCCGCCCGATGGTCGTGATCTACGGCAGGCTGCGGGCCTTCTTGAAGGCGTCGCGCCCGAGGCACTTTTGCATCCAGGCCCCGACTGCGGGCACGCCGCTCATGTCGATCTTCGCCAGCATCGCGAAGCTCATGATCGCCGAGAGGTTGAGGTCGGCGATCGTGAAGTCCTTGCCTAACAGGTAGTCGCGCCCCTTGAGCGCGCCGTCGAGCACCGCCAGCGGTGCCTTCATCGCCTCGGCCGCCTGCTGGGCGGCCTGCTCGTTGCGCTGTTCGGGCGGCAGCAGCATACGGTTGCGCAGGATCGTGACCAGATGCGGCTCGGCCTCGGTCATTCCCCAGAAGCTCCACTGGAAGGCATGGCCGCGGTCCTCGGCCGAGGCCGGCCACAGCGGCGGCTTGCCGTACTTGGAGGCAAGATAGAGGTTGATCGCCATCGACTCCCA from Candidatus Binataceae bacterium includes the following:
- a CDS encoding CaiB/BaiF CoA-transferase family protein, producing the protein MGVLSGCRIVEFAGIGPAPMCAMLLADMGAEVLRIDRAEDASLGIQTESKYNLLGRSRRSVAVDLKRREGTELALKLIEKADALIEGFRPKVMERLGLGPDVCLARNPRLVYGRMTGWGQEGPLALAAGHDINYIALTGALHAIGRKGEAPVPPLNLVGDFGGGGVYLALGVVAAMFEASKSGKGQVVDVAMIDGAASLMTAIYGLFGAGIWSDKRGENILDTGSHYYNVYETSDGKYVGIGSIESKFYAELLRLTGLEGEKLPRQNDRAAWEAMQQRLRAIFKTKTRDEWCRIMEGSEVCFAPVLSLEEAPKHPHNRHRSTFVEYEGVVQPAPAPRFLRTPSAIQRPPARPGEHTEEALRDWGFSTVEVERMRAAGAIGVRGAEPRKAMGA
- a CDS encoding HAD family hydrolase translates to MTPPIDSPSPVVFLLDVDNTLLDNDRVTEDLKRFLVREVGAGPQERYWTIFEALRQELGYADYLGALQRYRVEHPHDTHLLAVSAYLVDYPFANRLYPGSLDVIDHLGAFGPTVILSDGDVVFQPRKVARSGLFEAVEGRVLIYIHKEQELGEVERRYPAAHYVLVDDKIRILTAVKKVWGVRVTTVFPRQGHYAHGADVAGYPPADLTIARIGELVNYELPALLNAARVGERT
- a CDS encoding MBL fold metallo-hydrolase yields the protein MQSWKIGDVRITRLQEQQPVWPGTMITANATVDAIKGEREWLAPFIDDSGKILLSIHALLVESEGRRIIVDTCVGNDKPRPNFKDFNMLHTPFLADLEKAGVSRDSVDTVVCTHLHLDHVGWNTMLVNGRWQPTFPKARYMMCEREWEHWSKFDGLADFKLPIDDSVRPVIEAGQAELVEPGRRLTGEVWLEPTPGHTPGHTSVRISSRGENAVITGDMIHHPIQVAHPEWVCEFDTDPAMASDTRRKFVERYCDQPVHVIGTHFAGPTSGHIVRRGGKFVFEK
- a CDS encoding nucleotidyltransferase domain-containing protein, which encodes MEQNPEKRWAPRPDLPQWLRALCERVAARLIRVQGIEAIALGGSWVRGIARPDSDVDIALYYEPDAAFSPEELDTAASELDDRHAQRLVTSFGDWGEGVNGGGWLVIDGRQVDFLYRNLARVREVIGLCGDGKPGAVYQLGHPLGFQTQIYVGEIFFCRPLHDPGDELARLKRLCAQYPAAMRRALIEKHLFDARFEISIAAGPAGRGDTMYAAGCLFCAAGLMTLVLYALNRRYYVNEKGAFAESRGFAIKPTGFHDAVEAVLARLGGAPDELAASAAAMGSAFASLEELCGRELAASG
- a CDS encoding pyridoxamine 5'-phosphate oxidase family protein, which translates into the protein MKFHEGEIAVQTRAGGREMAAKIGGGIRATIAPERCEFVARQPLAVLGTIDQAGRPWVSVITGEPGFMRVLEGDTMRIAALPPVGDPLLGNLNGRSHVAMLIPEFAARRRLRLNGWGQIADGAAIIVRPEQVYGNCPRYIQARVLVGRQAWSATGGSSAAVKCKQLSPEHQRLIARADTMFIATDHPRAGADVSHRGGNPGFVRVIDAGRLAIPDYAGNRMFNTLGNIAANPRAGLLFVDFESGRTLQLTGLAAIDWHPARAAAIAGAERVVDFTLDEAIDNPHGFALRYTLRDYSEFNP
- a CDS encoding nuclear transport factor 2 family protein, with the protein product MDRNQLVTLSRRFLDAFNRNDLDAVMAFFADDAVYDEFNGKRNVGRAAIRAAFEPQFAGRWGAMKFLDEDLFADAETGKVMASWRCTLLMKGEPTFWRGLDLLHFRGDKLVQKLTYAKAKSPLFGE